GGTGTGCACCGCATACAACGCCGACTTTGATGGCGACCAGATGGCGGTTCACGTTCCCATATCGATTGAATCCCTTTTGGAAGCCCATCTTTTGATGCTAGCTCCCAACAATCTTTTTTCGCCGTCGAGCGGGAAGCCGATTACAACCCCTACGCAAGATATTACCCTTGGATGTTACTATCTTACGTTGCCTCCAAGGAAATCGGTTCTCGCTCAGAAGAAGGAGAGTCGGTTGCTTCTCTTTGAGAGTCCCGACGAGGTTCTTTTTGCTCATGCTGATGGAATTATTAAAACCCATGAATGGGTGCTTCTGAAAAATCCCGATTACGGGAAAGATACGATATTCGGAGAAAAGGACAAAAAGCTTATTCAAACGACGGCTGGTCGGGTGTTGTTTAACCAAATCTGGCCACCGGAACTGGGGTTCTACAACCGGACTGCAGGAAAGAAACAACTCGGAGAACTCATTGTTCGGTGCTACCAAATCGCCGGGCATGAAAAGACTGTCGCCTGCCTGGACGCGCTGAAGCAGCTGGGATTCCGGGAGGCTAGCAAGGCAGGAATTTCCATCGGGATTGATGATATGATCATACCGGCGGAGAAGGAAAAAGTGATCAAGCGGGCATATGAACGGGTGGCCGTAGTCGAGAAGCAGTATCGGGCGGGGGCGATCACCGATGGCGAAAGGTATAACAAGATTATTGATATCTGGACACAGGCGACGGAGGAAATTTCAAGCGTGATGTTCCGGACCCTGGAGGCAAACTTGGACCGGACGGAGTACAACCCACTCTTTCTCATGGTGGATTCCGGGGCCCGGGGTAACCGGCAACAGGTGCGGCAGCTTGCGGGAATCCGTGGGCTTATGGCCAAACCATCCGGGGATATTATCGAGCGGCCGATCATTTCCAATTTCCGTGAAGGATTGTCCGTTCTTGAGTATTTCATTAGCACCCATGGAGCGAGAAAGGGGTTAGCGGATACGGCGCTTAAGACCGCAGATGCGGGTTACATGACGCGGAAGCTGCACGATGTGGCTCAGGACGTGATCGTGCTCGAGGAAGATTGTGGCACAATCGCGGGCATTTGGGTGAAGGCGGTATATGAGGGGGATGAAGAGATTATTAAGCTCTCGGATCGGATTGTGGGTCGGGTGTCTTGCGAGGAAATTGTGGATCCGGTGAGCCGGAAGGTAATTGTGAGCGTGAACGAACTCATCGATGAAAAGAAGGCGCTTGCGATTGAACGGCTCGGGATCGAACAAGTGCGCATCCGCTCGGTGCTGACTTGTGAGACCAAGGGTGGGGTGTGTGCACGGTGCTACGGGCTCAATCTGGCGACTGGGCAGATGGCCAAGGTGGGTGAATCGGTGGGAGTCATTGCCGCCCAATCCATTGGAGAGCCCGGAACCCAGTTGACGATGCGGACGTTCCATATTGGCGGGACGGCTTCCCAGGTGTTCAAGCAGCCGCAGATCCGAGCCAAAAACGACGGGTTGGTGCAGTACATTGACCTGCGTGTCGTGCAGTCGGTGGAAGGGCATTTCATTGTTTTGAATAAAAACGGGTTTGTTGCCATCGTGGATGCAAGTGGGCGAGAGCTTGAGCGACACGCGGTGGTCGTCGGGGCCTTCATCTCGGTTGCGGACGGCGCTCCTGTGAAAAAAGGGCAGGTTTTTGTGCAATGGGATCCCTATAACATCCCCATTCTGACGGAGAAAAGTGGGATTGTGGAGTTCCGCGACATCAAGGAAGGGGAGACGATGAAGCGGGAGCTCAACGAAGTTACAAAACAGGTGGAGACTGTCATCATTGAACACAAGCATGACCTACATCCCCAGATTGTCATTTTAGATGAGAAAACGGGTGAGGTTTTAGCGTCGTATAGTATCCCCGCGGGCGCGCATATTGAAGTCAAAGAGGGGGAGAAGGTCGAAGCTGGGAAACGATTGGCGAAAACACCCAGGAAAGTGGTAAAGACGAAAGATATTACGGGTGGGCTCCCACGGGTAGCGGAGCTTTTTGAAGCCAGGAGACCGAAGGACGCCGCGGAAATTGCGCGTATTGATGGGATTGTGGAGGATGGAGGGATTGTCAGGGGCCGCCGGCGTCTCTTGATTCGAGATCCGGAGACAGGTCAGGAGGAGGAACACCTGATCCCTCTGTCGAAACACCTCATCGTCTTTAAGGGGGATCGAGTAAAAAAGGGTCAACAGCTAACGGAAGGACCGGTGGCCCCGCAAGAGATTTTGGACGTTTGTGGGCCCTACGAGTTGCAAGAGTATCTTCTCAATGAGGTGCAGGAGGTCTACCGGCTCCAAGGGGTCGAGATTAACGACAAGCACATCGAAATTATTATCCGGCAAATGCTGCGGAAGGTGAAGATTCTGGATGCTGGGGATACGTCGTTTCTGTGGGGTGAGCTGGTGGATCGACTCGAGTTTGAGCGGGAGAACCGGGAAGTAGAGGCCAAGGGGGGCAAGCCAGCGGAAGCGGTGCCGGTCCTCTTGGGAATCACCAAGGCATCGCTGGAAACGGATAGCTTTATTGCCGCCGCAAGTTTTCAGGATACGACGCGGGTGCTCACGGAGGCTGCAACCTTGGGCCGGGTCGATTACCTTAAGGGCTTTAAGGAAAATATTATCCTCGGAAACTTGATTCCTGCGGGTACGGGGTTTCGGAAGTATCGAAACTTGCGACTTGTGGAGGTGGGCCAGCCCTCGAAGACGGAAGGCGGGGAAGTATTGGAGGCAGGAACTGCAGCTGCGCTGTAAGGGGTCTGCCGTTTTTGGAGAGGAGTTGCCTGGCTCGTCTCGTCGATCTATGGCAGCTGGTGGGAGGCCGTGGTCTCCTAGCCCCAGGTAGGCCCGGGCCGATGCCTATGGGGCAAGATCTCTAGTC
This portion of the Candidatus Methylacidithermus pantelleriae genome encodes:
- the rpoC gene encoding DNA-directed RNA polymerase subunit beta', producing MSKETTIAREILGLERSVGFDQVRIAIASPEMIESWSRGEVKNPETINYRTFKPEKGGLFCERIFGPTKDWECACGKYKRIKYKGVVCDRCGVEVTLSRVRRERMGHIKLAVPVAHIWFLKCMPSRLGLMMDMTARDLERVVYYEDYLVVDPGSTPLKPKQLLSEQEYREAIEEYGPSAFVAKMGAEAIRDVLKKVDLHELATQLSEALANTKSKQLRKKIAKRLKLVQGFIQSGTRPEWMILEVLPVIPPDLRPLVPLEGGRFATSDLNDLYRRVINRNNRLRTLLQLKTPEVIIRNEKRMLQEAVDALLDNGRHGRPVTGAGNRPLKSLSDMLKGKTGRFRLNLLGKRVDYSGRSVIVIGPELKLHQCGLPKKMALVLFEPFIIRRLRELGHVHTVRSAKKMIERQESIVWDILEEVTKGHPVLLNRAPTLHRLSIQAFEPVLIEGDAIRIHPLVCTAYNADFDGDQMAVHVPISIESLLEAHLLMLAPNNLFSPSSGKPITTPTQDITLGCYYLTLPPRKSVLAQKKESRLLLFESPDEVLFAHADGIIKTHEWVLLKNPDYGKDTIFGEKDKKLIQTTAGRVLFNQIWPPELGFYNRTAGKKQLGELIVRCYQIAGHEKTVACLDALKQLGFREASKAGISIGIDDMIIPAEKEKVIKRAYERVAVVEKQYRAGAITDGERYNKIIDIWTQATEEISSVMFRTLEANLDRTEYNPLFLMVDSGARGNRQQVRQLAGIRGLMAKPSGDIIERPIISNFREGLSVLEYFISTHGARKGLADTALKTADAGYMTRKLHDVAQDVIVLEEDCGTIAGIWVKAVYEGDEEIIKLSDRIVGRVSCEEIVDPVSRKVIVSVNELIDEKKALAIERLGIEQVRIRSVLTCETKGGVCARCYGLNLATGQMAKVGESVGVIAAQSIGEPGTQLTMRTFHIGGTASQVFKQPQIRAKNDGLVQYIDLRVVQSVEGHFIVLNKNGFVAIVDASGRELERHAVVVGAFISVADGAPVKKGQVFVQWDPYNIPILTEKSGIVEFRDIKEGETMKRELNEVTKQVETVIIEHKHDLHPQIVILDEKTGEVLASYSIPAGAHIEVKEGEKVEAGKRLAKTPRKVVKTKDITGGLPRVAELFEARRPKDAAEIARIDGIVEDGGIVRGRRRLLIRDPETGQEEEHLIPLSKHLIVFKGDRVKKGQQLTEGPVAPQEILDVCGPYELQEYLLNEVQEVYRLQGVEINDKHIEIIIRQMLRKVKILDAGDTSFLWGELVDRLEFERENREVEAKGGKPAEAVPVLLGITKASLETDSFIAAASFQDTTRVLTEAATLGRVDYLKGFKENIILGNLIPAGTGFRKYRNLRLVEVGQPSKTEGGEVLEAGTAAAL